Below is a window of Agrobacterium sp. RAC06 DNA.
GCGTTCGGCGGTCATGCCAGGAATCTCGAAGGGTTCGCCCTGAGGCCCGGGCCAGACGCGCATGGCCACATCCCAGCGCCCGGCAAGCGGGTCCATCCAGGCATGTTCGGGACCGGGCGCAGCCAGACGGTCGGACGCGGTCTCTGACAGGGTAGGGGAAGCGGAAAACACAAGGGCCAGGGCAAGGCCAAGATGGTGCAGTCGCATTGGGCAATCCTTGTTGAGTTTGGGTGATCGGGAGGTTCGGCAGCGTCAGATTGAGAGTGCCCGGCCTACCCCCATCCCCGCTTGCCAAAACTTGCTGAGACAGGGAGGGGGTATTCGGAGCGAGTGTTCTTCTTCAGAAACAGGCGCTTGGTTCATATCTCGGCCAAGCCTGCCGCCAAGGTGGCAAATCCTGCGGTAGGACCAGTTCGTCAGCTACCGTCAAAGACATGCTCCACAACGGGCTTTGCGGCGGTGTGGAGGGTCCAGAAAGCCTCTGCGATCCGGGCAGGGTCGAAGGGCCCGCCGGGCGCCACCTGGCCCGCGATCGTCACCATGCCCAGCCTCAGGCCGCGCGTGGCAAATTCGGGCGCGCTTGCGTGGACGAATCCTCGCAGCGCTGATTTCACCGCAGTCAGAGCGGGAACCGCCGCCCCATATTGAGGCATCAGCGCGAGGCCGCCACCGGTCAGCAGGATCGAGCCACCGCCCGCCATCATTGACGGTGCGACCGTCTGGATACCGGTCAGCGCGCAAGTCAGGCCCAACCGAAGCTGACGGTCGAAATCTCCTGGGTCCAGCGCCAGCGCCGGCGCCTCGGTCCAAACCGCAGCATTCCACACAAGCAGGGTCGCGCGGCCATGTTCGGCGGCAATGGTCGCCAGCACGCGGCGAACATCTGCGTGGTCCGATAGGTCAGCACTATGGGTTGTCACAGTGCCGCCGGCAGCGATCAGGGGAGCCGCGAGAGCCGCCAGACGACTGGCATCGCGGGCGATCAACGCGACGCGAAATCCGCCCTGGACGAAGCGTCGGGCAACAGCGGCGCCAACGCCGGGGCCAGCGCCGGCAATAATGGCAAGTGGGGAGGTCATGATGGAGGTCCTTTGTTTCACTGAAAGTAAAAATATTGGTACGCGCCAGCTCTGTGTCTATCCAGCAGATCAAATGACTGG
It encodes the following:
- a CDS encoding SDR family NAD(P)-dependent oxidoreductase, with amino-acid sequence MTSPLAIIAGAGPGVGAAVARRFVQGGFRVALIARDASRLAALAAPLIAAGGTVTTHSADLSDHADVRRVLATIAAEHGRATLLVWNAAVWTEAPALALDPGDFDRQLRLGLTCALTGIQTVAPSMMAGGGSILLTGGGLALMPQYGAAVPALTAVKSALRGFVHASAPEFATRGLRLGMVTIAGQVAPGGPFDPARIAEAFWTLHTAAKPVVEHVFDGS